Part of the Methanothermobacter sp. genome, GTTACAATCCCCTCAACGAATTCCTCGAAGGTCTTTTCAGAGGCTATCTCCTTCACGTGTTCCTCTATGCTCTGCCTCATGTATTTCTGCTGTGAGGACTTGGCCCTCCTGATTGTTATGGCCAGTGGATGGACCTTGAGTTTGTAACCATCCTTTGTTTCAACTATAACCGGGGCATCGACCCTGCTCGTACCCCTCCTTATCATGCTCCTGACGTAGTCTGTTGTGACCTGGTGGCCTATGAATTTGGTGGTCGCCTCACTTCCGGCAACGTTGTTTATCTGGAACTTCAGTTTGACGTACTGCTTTGAAAAGTCGCCTGTCAGTTCCCTCATTGTTGCCTCAACCCTCCTCTTGAGGAGGAAATCAGGGTCCCTTGATGGTGTTGTCCCTATATCGTTTTCTCCAAACATTTTAGGACTCTTTATCACATACCATTTCTTCTCTTTCCATGTATCACGTACTCTCCTTCTTCGAGCCTTTGCCATTATATCACCTTAAATTTAACACCGTAAAAACAGCTGGTTTAATATAATTCAAAAAATTCATCTTAACTGGTTAAACCATGATAGGAAGTTTCTACACCGCCAGTTATGAATAGTCTATAATTATGATGAGGCAGTATTTAAACCTTGACATCATGAGGGTATATGGTTCACCTTAAGCGGGGATTCACCTGCTGTGCGGGGTCCAATTTTGTGGAGTGCGTCAGGGATCTTCATATGGGGGAGTTCATGAATTCAAAGTGCCTCACCCACCTTTCCAGGACCTCACCAACCGGCCCCTCATCGGCCACAAATTTCAAACCAGCATCATCGATTCCCATCTTCCCTTTCAAGCCCACCTGGACCGCTATTACAACATCACAGTCCATTATGGAATCGAGAACCTTTCTCCACTGATGCTTATCACCTTCAGAGATATCAACCGTTCTCTCCTCCACGAATTCCATTTTTCCATCACTGTAATCATATATTAAAAGTTTTGATGCCCTTCCAAAGTGGAGGTCCACCTCCTCCCCGCTGGAGGAGGCGACTGCTACCCTCATATTACTCCCCGCTGTGAATCCTCTTTATGAGTTCGGCCACGTTTTCCCCGAAGCGCCTTATGGTTTCGATTCCCTCATCATCATCCTCAACCTCGCCTGGGGCCCATCCAAATACCATGTTCCAGTAGGTTGAACCGGGGACTATCATGTCATTTATGAAGTAGAACATGAGGAGTTCCTGTATCGTTGCTGTGTGGCCTCCCCTCCTTGCAACTGCGATGGGGCCCCCAACCTTCCAGCTCAGGAAGCCGTCTGATACCCTTGAAACCATTCCGATACGCTGCAGGGCTGACATGAGGTCACCCCTGGCTGTGCCAAAGTAGACAGGGGTTGCAACTATAAACCCATCGGCCTCCCTTATCCTGTCAATTATCCCGTTGAGGCCATCGTCGATCTTGCAGCGGTGCTTCTTTGCACAGCTGAGGCAGGCCCGGCAGGACTCTATATTCATCCCCCGGAGGGATACTATCTCACATTCAACACCACGACTCTCCACCGCATCCCTGCAGTGCTCAAGGACCATCATGGTGTTACTTTTCTTCCTTGGACTTGCAGATATCATTAAAACCTTCAAGGACATTCCTCCATATTTTCATTAACATCAGCGCCGCTGAGGGCACTCTGACAGCTACAGGTAGGCTCGCCGGGAAGCTTCAAAATTGCCCCCTCAAGCGTTTCTATGAGATCCTCCCTCCTCTCTTCCATAACCTCAAAAACCTCTGTGATGGTGAGCTTTGAGGGTGATATGGATGCAGCGTAGTTTGAGACCAGGCATATGCTTGCATAGCACATCTCGAGTTCCCTTGCAAGCACGGCTTCGGGGATTCCGGTCATCCCAACAACGGTGCCCCCGAGTGACTGGAACATCCTTATCTCGGCGGCTGTTTCAAACCGCGGCCCCTCGGTGCAGACGTATACTCCTCCATCAACGGCGTCTGATGAATTCACCAGAGCAGAGCGGAGGTCCCTGCAGTAGGGCTCCGTCATGTCCACGTGGACTGTCCTCTCATCATAGAATGTTGAGGGCCTGCTTTTTGTGAAGTCCAGGAAGTCGTCCGGGACGACAAATTCCCCGGGCCCTATGGATTCTTCAAGGGAACCCACAGCGTTTGTTGCTAGTATCTGCCTGACACCCAGCTTCTTCAGGCCCCAGATGTTTGCCCTGTAGTTGACCATGTGGGGTGGGCTCTCATGGCCCCGGGAGTGCCTAGGCATGAATGCCACATCCCTGTCATGAAGCCTGAAAACTGATATTTCAGGTGTTCTGCCGTATGGTGTCTCCAAGGATTCCCTTCCGATTATCCTTCCATGCTCCACTATCTCGTATACCCCTGTGCCTCCGATGAGCCCTATCATTGATTCACCGCCAGCCTATCCCTTTGCAACTCCCAGTGGAAGCATCCTTGCAACAAGCCTGGATATGCCGGTCTCATGGGCTGTCCTGACCACCAGGTCAACATCCTTGTAGGCACCGGGGGCCTCCTCTGCAACCACTGGCATGGATGTTGCCCTCACATAGATGCCCTCACTTTCAAGTTTCCTCTGAACCTCCTCTCCACGGTAGGTTTTCTTTGCACCGGCCCGGCTCATCTTTCTTCCTGCCCCGTGGGCGGTCGAACCGAAGGTTTCCTCCATTGCAACTTCTGTTCCATGGAGTAGATACGATGATGTCCCCATGGTACCTGGAATTATGACTGGCTGACCGATCTTTCTGTATTCGCCGGGAATCTCCTTTCTGCCTGGCCCAAAGGCCCTTGTGGCTCCCTTACGGTGGACGAAGAGCTCTGTATCACGTCCCTTTACAGTGTGAACCTCCCTCTTTGCTATGTTATGTGCAACGTCATAGACGATCTCCATCTCCATGTCCTCTGCACTCATCCCGAAGACACTTTCAAAGGACTCCCTCACCCAGTGGACGATCATCTGACGGTTGGCCCAGGCATAGTTGGCTGCGGCTGCCATGGCCTGGAAGTAATCCATGGCCTCATCAGAGTCCACCGGGGCGCAGGCAAGCTGCCTGTCAGGTATGTTTATCTTGTACCTCCTGTATGCCTTGTCCATGAGCCTCAGGTAGTCTGAGCATACCTGGTGGCCGCATCCCCTTGAACCTGAGTGTATCATAACGGCGACCTTGCCGGGGCTCACACCGTAGGCGGCGGCTGCCTCCTCGTCGAATATTTCATCTATCATCTGGACCTCCAGGAAGTGGTTACCTGATCCAAGGGATCCCAGTTGGGGTATGCCTCTCTTCTTGGCCTTATCGCTGACCTTATCTGCACTGGCATCATCCATTTTGCCGTTCTCCTCCAGGAATTTGAGGTCCTGATCCCATCCGTATCCATTTTCAACGGCCCATTCGGCCCCGTTTTCAAGAACCTCATCGATTTCACCGGGCCTGAGCCTTATCTTTCCCTTGCTCCCAACACCTGATGGTACGTTGGTGAAGAGGGTGTTTATGAGTTCCTTTATCTTTGGCCTCACATCCTCATGGTCCAGATTGGTCCTGACCATGCGGACACCACAGTTTATGTCGAATCCAACACCCCCGGGGCTTATGACTCCTGTGCGGGCGCTGAATGCACCCACACCCCCTATGCTGAACCCGTATCCGAAGTGTATATCTGGAAGTCCAATTGAGAACTTCTGGATCCCGGGGAGGCATGCAACGTTTGCCACCTGATCAACCGCCCCCTTCTCAAGGTCACTGAGGGCCTCATCCTTCAGGAATATTCTTCCAGGAACCCTCATTCCCTTTTTGTATGATGTTGGAACTTCCCAGACGGATTCTCTCACCTTAACCAGATCTTCCCTTATATCCATACGCATCATCTCTCTACTTATAAATCACAGGTCCAGAATAACTCTTGCCTTCATCAAGCCATTCTCTTCAAGGATATCCATCATGTGAAAGGTCACGGCCTTAACCTCATCACGCCTCTCATGGTGGTCCTTGATCACCTCTCCTGAGGCTTTACCACTGAGCCGCAGACCATCATCATCTTCAGTTATCTTAACTTTGAACTTACTGAATAAAATAAATTCAGTGTCATGTATAAAGAGGAGTTCATCAAGCCAGTCATAGAGTAGCGAAACCATATCCTCGGATTTTATTTCCACCCTCCTGCTTTCCTCTGCTTTGACAAGTGATGTGTCTGTCATTATCTCGAACATTGCAAGGGCGGCATTTTCAAACACCTCCTCGGGTGTACGGCCATAGGCCCAGTATCCTGCATCTGCAGTAACATCAAAGAATTCAAACCTTTTCATGGGGGACTCTCCATTTATCTGATTCAGAGGGCAATGATTATTTCATTCACTGGTTAGTTTTCAGATGCTCTCTATCTCTTTTTTTAAATAAATCTCCGGCGAAGATGATAGTGGAGTGATAGTATGCACAGTCTCAGGAAACCAAACAGTATCAGGAGAAGGTTCTGGCTGCTGACGGTGGCCGGTGTTGATGCAAGGTCATTCATCTTAATTTCAGTTGTGATCTCTGTCGTAGTGTGGGGCCTTCTCATGGTGGCGGCAGGGGCCAACTCCAACTGCCCAGCAGGGGTCTGATCAGTCCAGGCACCTCTTAAGTTCCTCTCTGCTGAATCTGGGGATCACAATCCTCGAATTACCACGAACACCCTTACCTGTCAGTCTCGTGTCAATGAGCCTCAGAAATTCCAGCTTCTCAATTGTCCTGTTGAATGACGAGTAACTAGCCCCTGTCCTCTCATGGAAGAGCTCATAGAGCCTGCCGGCGGTTATGTCGTCATCCTCTGCCTCAATTATACTGATGAGAAACTCCCTTTCCTGACTGTTGAGTGTCCTCACGGTGTGCATGAGGTTAACAGGCCCGGTGCTCCTCACAGCTCTTTCAAGGTGTTCCTCGGTTATTACAGGTGAGGCATCGGCCTCTGCAAGGTTGCCGCATACCCTCAGGAGGTCTATGCCATAGCGCAGGTCCCCGGTATCCACGGTGTGATCGGTTATTCTCTCTATGAGTTCATCTGAGATTACACCTGGATAGAAGCCCACCCTCACACGATCTCTGAGGATATTGAATATCTCCTCGCGGGTGTAGGGTGGGAATATGATCTCCTGGGGTATGAATATGGAGTTGACGTTTTTATCAAGGGCGTACCTGAATTCAATGTCAGATAAAACCGCGAATACACCGGTTCTTACACCCTCAAACACCTCATGGGCCCTCAGTATATCGTAAAGGACCTTGTTGG contains:
- a CDS encoding 30S ribosomal protein S3ae encodes the protein MAKARRRRVRDTWKEKKWYVIKSPKMFGENDIGTTPSRDPDFLLKRRVEATMRELTGDFSKQYVKLKFQINNVAGSEATTKFIGHQVTTDYVRSMIRRGTSRVDAPVIVETKDGYKLKVHPLAITIRRAKSSQQKYMRQSIEEHVKEIASEKTFEEFVEGIVTGKIASEIYHQAKKIYPLKRVEIIKTRVLEEPA
- a CDS encoding NifB/NifX family molybdenum-iron cluster-binding protein, which produces MRVAVASSSGEEVDLHFGRASKLLIYDYSDGKMEFVEERTVDISEGDKHQWRKVLDSIMDCDVVIAVQVGLKGKMGIDDAGLKFVADEGPVGEVLERWVRHFEFMNSPI
- a CDS encoding flavodoxin family protein, translating into MSLKVLMISASPRKKSNTMMVLEHCRDAVESRGVECEIVSLRGMNIESCRACLSCAKKHRCKIDDGLNGIIDRIREADGFIVATPVYFGTARGDLMSALQRIGMVSRVSDGFLSWKVGGPIAVARRGGHTATIQELLMFYFINDMIVPGSTYWNMVFGWAPGEVEDDDEGIETIRRFGENVAELIKRIHSGE
- the mtnP gene encoding S-methyl-5'-thioadenosine phosphorylase — encoded protein: MIGLIGGTGVYEIVEHGRIIGRESLETPYGRTPEISVFRLHDRDVAFMPRHSRGHESPPHMVNYRANIWGLKKLGVRQILATNAVGSLEESIGPGEFVVPDDFLDFTKSRPSTFYDERTVHVDMTEPYCRDLRSALVNSSDAVDGGVYVCTEGPRFETAAEIRMFQSLGGTVVGMTGIPEAVLARELEMCYASICLVSNYAASISPSKLTITEVFEVMEERREDLIETLEGAILKLPGEPTCSCQSALSGADVNENMEECP
- a CDS encoding RtcB family protein — protein: MDIREDLVKVRESVWEVPTSYKKGMRVPGRIFLKDEALSDLEKGAVDQVANVACLPGIQKFSIGLPDIHFGYGFSIGGVGAFSARTGVISPGGVGFDINCGVRMVRTNLDHEDVRPKIKELINTLFTNVPSGVGSKGKIRLRPGEIDEVLENGAEWAVENGYGWDQDLKFLEENGKMDDASADKVSDKAKKRGIPQLGSLGSGNHFLEVQMIDEIFDEEAAAAYGVSPGKVAVMIHSGSRGCGHQVCSDYLRLMDKAYRRYKINIPDRQLACAPVDSDEAMDYFQAMAAAANYAWANRQMIVHWVRESFESVFGMSAEDMEMEIVYDVAHNIAKREVHTVKGRDTELFVHRKGATRAFGPGRKEIPGEYRKIGQPVIIPGTMGTSSYLLHGTEVAMEETFGSTAHGAGRKMSRAGAKKTYRGEEVQRKLESEGIYVRATSMPVVAEEAPGAYKDVDLVVRTAHETGISRLVARMLPLGVAKG
- a CDS encoding archease, giving the protein MKRFEFFDVTADAGYWAYGRTPEEVFENAALAMFEIMTDTSLVKAEESRRVEIKSEDMVSLLYDWLDELLFIHDTEFILFSKFKVKITEDDDGLRLSGKASGEVIKDHHERRDEVKAVTFHMMDILEENGLMKARVILDL
- a CDS encoding ORC1-type DNA replication protein, with translation MKDIRDILLHDETIFRDVNAFDPDYVPENYRYRESQMEALAVCIRPALRNGRPVNAVILGSCATGKTTAIKKIFEMVESTSENVVCCYINCQLHTTRFGIFSQIYSKIFGHQPPETGVPFSRIYQAIMQHLASENRALVVALDDINHLFYSKNANKVLYDILRAHEVFEGVRTGVFAVLSDIEFRYALDKNVNSIFIPQEIIFPPYTREEIFNILRDRVRVGFYPGVISDELIERITDHTVDTGDLRYGIDLLRVCGNLAEADASPVITEEHLERAVRSTGPVNLMHTVRTLNSQEREFLISIIEAEDDDITAGRLYELFHERTGASYSSFNRTIEKLEFLRLIDTRLTGKGVRGNSRIVIPRFSREELKRCLD